The Paenibacillus wynnii DNA window CTGTAGGCCGTATTACTTCTCAGGCTCTGAAGGAAGAAGGAATTCAGCGGATTGTTACACCGGAGCATGAGCGGATGGGCAGCATGTTTGTGGAGCTGGGCCGCTATTTAGCTGCCAAAGAGTAAAGAAAGAGCTGCAAGAACGATATTCAGGGGACTAATAGAAGCATTCCCGCAGCGTTATGGGCGGGAATGCTTTTTTCGTTGAATATATCCGCTATATAAGCTGATCAAAAAAATAACAAAAGCGAAAAGGAACGAAGTTTGGAACTGTAGGAGCGATAGCGACCGCCCGAAAGCTGTCCGTAGGAAAGCTCGCTTCGAAAGCATAAGCTGTATCCGGATTTCAACCGCTAAAAGCGGGTTAAATCAAAGAAATCTGGATACAACAGCGGCCGGAAGTCCAAATCTTCACGGTAGTGACGCCTGAGCCTTAAGTTAATATCTTAGGTTCATCTTATATAAGGTCGATAACCCGTTTCTTCTTGCATGAATGGACAATAGGGGTAGTTTTCCTTAAAATATAGGCAACATGTAACTTAAATTAACAAAGTTATACGAAGGAGGATCTTATGGACAAGAGAAAATGCTTATTACTGGGTGATTATACTCATCCCCGGTTTCATCCTTTACAGGGTGTAGACAAACAAATCAGTGTGATCTTGAATGATCTGATGACCGTACAGTGCTCGGAGAATAAAAAGCTGCTCCTAGGGGAGCATTTGAGCGGATATGATCTATGTATTGCATATAATGAACTATGGAACGAGACCGTTTCTCCACAGCAGACTGCAGGCTTGCTATCTTATGTAAGCGGCGGTGGAGGCCTCATTGTACTTCATACGGGAGTTTCGCTTGCCAAGCGTTATGAATTGGCTCAATTAATTGGCGGTAGATTTACAGGTCATCCTCCATATGGCCCGTTGAATTTTCGAATTCTTGAGCATGATATAACAGAGGGAATACAAAACTTTCAGTTGGATGAGGAGCCATATCGGTTCGAATTCGATCCATTTACTGAAAAAAAGCTGCTGCTTGAATATGAAGTGGA harbors:
- a CDS encoding ThuA domain-containing protein translates to MDKRKCLLLGDYTHPRFHPLQGVDKQISVILNDLMTVQCSENKKLLLGEHLSGYDLCIAYNELWNETVSPQQTAGLLSYVSGGGGLIVLHTGVSLAKRYELAQLIGGRFTGHPPYGPLNFRILEHDITEGIQNFQLDEEPYRFEFDPFTEKKLLLEYEVDGEWLPAAWCHSYGLGRVVYLMPGHHEPSFHNEAVRELIYKSAKWAARIPR